The Cryptococcus neoformans var. grubii H99 chromosome 4, complete sequence genome contains the following window.
TTCAAACCTAGACAAGATGGCGACGAAGAAACTCTTTCAtgtggaaaagaaaaagaaacaatGCTCCAAAACGTCCTGTCGGAGTACCAGAGATATACAACACCTACGCCCCTCAGAACAAAACCCATCGCCCCCCTACTTATCATCTCCCCTTATCCCTtttctccccctcccccggTCTAAAACTGACCACCTCCAAACACGTCCTCCCCTCTCTCTGACAAAGCACCACAATCCTTTCCCCTCTAAAACTCGTCCTCCACACCGCATCACAAGGTTTCGTCAGCTCCCTCACAAACCCGCCCGTTTTCACATCCCACAGCTTCACCCTCCCGTCGTTCCCGCCGGAGACGATGAACCGCTTATCAAACTGTAAACACGTCACACTGTTATCGTGTGCGCACAGACGGTGGATGCAGGACATGGAGGAGAGGTCGAATATGATGACGCGACCGTCCGAACCGCCGGTCACGAGTTTCGAGCCGGACAGTTGGAGTTGGCCGACGAGGGCGGTGTGGCCttggaggagggcgagacATTCGCCAGTGGTTGGGGACCAGACGCGGACGGTGGAGTCGAGTGAGCCGGTGATGACGAGGGAACCGTTGAATGCGATGGAGTAGATCTGGGAGTAGTGGCCGGTGAATGTTTGGAGGCATTCGCCTGTGTCGAGGTTCCACAACTGTTTGTTTTCCATGTTTAGCGTATGAACCAAGTAACTTTtaggagagagaaaagagtgTTTGGGACGTACCTTGGCGGTATTATCATAACTCCCCGAAACAGCCATATTCCCCCAAACCTCTACACACCTCACACTCTTCGTATGTCCTCTCAGGGTATGCAAACATCGCCCCCGCTGGATATCCCATACGCGGAGAGTGTAGTCGCGAGAGCCGGAGACGGCGATAGGTCGGTGGGGAAGGACTTTGATACAGCGGATGGTGGAGGTATGGCCGGGGAGCGAGTGGATGCATTGTCTAAAAAAAGAGTGTTTGGGTTTGTTTCGATTAGCATGTGGGAAGATTCGggggggagaagaagcgcGGGGAGcggggggggaggggaaaCGTACCCAGTTTCGACATCCCATACTTTGACTTGCTTATCACAACCTCCCGAGACTACCAAACTCGTTTTCAACCCCTGCCACCCTCTGACGCTACCGCATAAATTGCCtccctcattctcatcttcgctttcATCTTGGCTTTGGCCTTGGCCTTTGTCTTGATTCTCCCGGCCATGGGTatgggtttgggtttgggtttgggtttgaGGGTGTGGATGGCTGAAAGGCGAGTCGAGGCCGGACCAAGCGTTTGGTGATGCCGATGGTGATGCCGATGTCGATGCCGACGCTGGTGCTGGTGTTAAAGTTGAAGTTGACGCCTGCGCACCATACCACCCCATCACGCCCCTCGTTCCCCTCATCCGCTTCATATCCTGCCCCTGCCCCTGCATCTGATTTGCCGTCTGCGCCTGGTGCGGCGGGGAAACCAGCACCATCGCCCAAACACCCTGCGTATGCGCCCCCCTCCCTTCCaaactcctcttccacccccCATTAAACGCGCTAAACACATGTATCTTGCTATTCGCCATGCCTACCACTATCCAGGTTTCGTCAAAGCTTAACGTGGTGACGACCGAGTCGTCGGCGGAGAGGTGTTTGGCGAGGAGGACGCCGGCGGTGAGCCAGTTTGTTTCGGTGAGGTAGGCGAGTTTGACGCGGGTTTTGTAAGAGTACTGAGGGGAGGCAGAtggggagggggagatgGGGGAGATGGGGGAGATGGGGGAGATGGGGGGAGGGAGAGCGGGAGGGAGACCGGTGAGACCGCTAGAGAGGTTGAGAACGCGTTTTTCGAGACCGAACGGTGTGACACGCTTGATGCAGGATGCTTGGTTTGTCCCGCTCCCGATTCCCAAAGCGTTTTCTCGAGCTTTTGACTGTTTGCTTGTCCCCGCTAGACttgaggaggtggatgtTCCCCGTCTGGTGCTGatgttggtgttggtgcTGGTGTTGGGATGAGGATTGTTGGTGGCGGGGATTGGTTCAGCAGGCGGTCCTAATCCCGAGCCCAGATCCCacgccttttcttcctcctctttacccgccatcctttccattccttctctGGAAATCGCCCGAGCATGCTGGGGTGGGTCCCGGCCAGAAATCCCGGCACCACTCCCATTCGCAtaccgatgatgatgatgatgatgatgatgatgtctAGCCAACAGATCGCGCCATGTCGTCTCATCTTGTAAGAGTGTATTCCAGTACCTCGAGACTTGCGCCGCTCGGGCAAGTGTTTGGGGGTCGTCTACCTGTTTCCCATAAAGCCACTCAGCACACCCTACCCCATCCAACTGTGGAAAtagtaaaaaaaaaaagagacgGCCCGACTTACAAAGCTCAAGACATGCAACGCCACTTCCCACGGCAACTCTCTCAAGAAATCCCTTCTCAAAAGCGGCTCAATCTTGCGCGAGAGGGAGAGCGCTTCATGCAGTGCTAGATGGGGGATAAGGAGGTTTAGGAATTTGGAGCGAAGGAGGGGTGGGAGGGAGGTGTATTGGGATAGGATGGTTTGTGGCGTTGGTGTAGATGGTGATGGGCTGGGGTCTGGTAGGTGCGcttttgcttttgcttcttcgtcttggGACTCGGTATCGGTGCTGGTGTTTGCATTACCGTGATAAATCAATTGCTCGAGATGTTCTCGTATGTGGGTATCGCTATCGTCAAATCCACGAATATGCGGGCCGGGACTGGGTGCCGGCGTAGGGGGGTTGATACCTACCCCCGTGAACACTGCGCCTGTTGCGACGCCAGCAGCCGTCTCTATGTCCGTTGTGACGACGGGATGCGTAGTTGTCGCCGTGCTACTGGATGTGGGCGTCGTCGGCGTCGGCGGCGCCAGCGTCGTTGAGATTGTTGTCGCTGTGGCCGGCGGGGAGAGGGCCAGGCGTTCGAGCGACATTTCCGCTATATCGTCTACGCTGTCGCTGTCGGTGTCCCCGTGTGGCCGCGCAGTGCGGGACGACGCAGAGGGCGACGGCgcgagggagaagagagggacACCCAGGTCGGGGTGCCGTGACGGTGGACGGCGGTGATGCGTGGAGTGGGACTGGCTGGGCGCCATGCTGCGTGTTCGTTGTGCTCGCTGTGCTCGCTGCTCGCTGCCCGCTGTTCTCTCCTTCGCGATGCaagtgaagaggatgaggaatgaAAAGTGGGTGAAAAGCCCCCGCGCGCGACTCGCCAGGGCGTGCAGGCGATTGCGCAATCCCCCCCAGGCCTCGTCGTTTTCCACGCCTCGAATTTGCCATCTGTGCTGTGGGACGAAACGATACTTGGATACATCCACTCTACTGTTATCAAACAAAAGTACAATCATGTTTTACTATGGATTATATGCACGTTATACCTCGGGTCACGAACACAAGACAAGAAGACACCAGCCACCGGGGCAACACCCTTTGGACCTAGACAGCACCCAAGACACGTTACACACTGTCCACTTCTTGCGCCAAGAggtcttttcctcttcgcGCCATACCCCGcgtcgtcctcctccctgGCGTCAATTCATCCGGTATTATCaccgcttcctccatcttcctaGTCCGATGTCGGCTTTCACTCTCGGTCCTTGTTCTTGCCTTGATCTGGGTCTTGGTGCTCGCGGGGACGTCTTCCCCACGAAGGAGCAGTTCATTCACGAGTTTACTCTgctccctcttcctgctcCCTGGCGTATGCCCGTGGGAGCCATGTGTACCACCGCTGCGGGAATAAGGGGACCAATGATGGTGCGAATGatgtgaagaggaggaaacaGTCGATGGGGAGATGCAGAGGTACGAATCGACACGCGACGACGTGGACGTGGACCCACCAGACGTTGAGTGTGGCGTACCCGGTATCGAGGCCGAGCAGGTAGACGtggatgggagaagagttggCGGTGGGATGTTTTCTTGGTTATCAATGTCTAGTTCGGATAGGGTGCTGGaggggaaaggagaggtgGACCGAGAGCGGGAGCGGGTATGTGGTCTCCCAACGACCGGCTCCTCCGGATCGAGGTGGATGACAAATCCCGGGTCGTGAATGTTCTCCCCGTTCCCActcccatcatcatcatgctGATACTGGTTTTGTATTGGTGTTTGGTTTTGGGTGGCGCGTATATCGTTTGAAGATGGAGTCAAAATCGCGCCCGATATCCCCCCACTATTTTGCCAAACCCCTCGGTCAGCCATACGTATAAGAACAGCGCAGGACGAGACAACGTACAGAGACGGATGTGAGCTGGATTCGGCGATGGGAGCAGCAAACAACCTCCTCGCAGGTGATTTCCCCACACCGAGATCATCTCGGTCCAGCACTTGTTTCACCCGCGGCGTCACCGTCCTGGTCCGTTTCCTGATCGggctcttcatcccacTGCCGTCCTCCGTGCCCCGGAGATGCATGGGACTGTGGTTCTTGCTAGACGACGCGACGGGCTGGCCAGACGAAGCACCGAGCTGATGCCGCTTTGATCCTCGCGGCGTGGGGCTGGCGGAGAGGCGTCTGGCGGGGAGGTACCTGTCGAGGGGCAGTTCTGCGAGTGGAGAGTGTGTGCGTGGGCGGAGAGAGTACGGCATTGGCGAGATTATCAATTAGCTGTTGTTGTGCAGAATGCGAGACAAAAAGAGC
Protein-coding sequences here:
- a CDS encoding F-box and WD-40 domain-containing protein CDC4, which translates into the protein MAPSQSHSTHHRRPPSRHPDLGVPLFSLAPSPSASSRTARPHGDTDSDSVDDIAEMSLERLALSPPATATTISTTLAPPTPTTPTSSSTATTTHPVVTTDIETAAGVATGAVFTGVGINPPTPAPSPGPHIRGFDDSDTHIREHLEQLIYHGNANTSTDTESQDEEAKAKAHLPDPSPSPSTPTPQTILSQYTSLPPLLRSKFLNLLIPHLALHEALSLSRKIEPLLRRDFLRELPWEVALHVLSFVDDPQTLARAAQVSRYWNTLLQDETTWRDLLARHHHHHHHHHRYANGSGAGISGRDPPQHARAISREGMERMAGKEEEEKAWDLGSGLGPPAEPIPATNNPHPNTSTNTNISTRRGTSTSSSLAGTSKQSKARENALGIGSGTNQASCIKRVTPFGLEKRVLNLSSGLTGLPPALPPPISPISPISPISPSPSASPQYSYKTRVKLAYLTETNWLTAGVLLAKHLSADDSVVTTLSFDETWIVVGMANSKIHVFSAFNGGWKRSLEGRGAHTQGVWAMVLVSPPHQAQTANQMQGQGQDMKRMRGTRGVMGWYGAQASTSTLTPAPASASTSASPSASPNAWSGLDSPFSHPHPQTQTQTQTHTHGRENQDKGQGQSQDESEDENEGGNLCGSVRGWQGLKTSLVVSGGCDKQVKVWDVETGQCIHSLPGHTSTIRCIKVLPHRPIAVSGSRDYTLRVWDIQRGRCLHTLRGHTKSVRCVEVWGNMAVSGSYDNTAKLWNLDTGECLQTFTGHYSQIYSIAFNGSLVITGSLDSTVRVWSPTTGECLALLQGHTALVGQLQLSGSKLVTGGSDGRVIIFDLSSMSCIHRLCAHDNSVTCLQFDKRFIVSGGNDGRVKLWDVKTGGFVRELTKPCDAVWRTSFRGERIVVLCQREGRTCLEVVSFRPGEGEKRDKGR